From Selenomonas sp. AB3002, one genomic window encodes:
- a CDS encoding amino acid permease — protein sequence MGIFRTKSIEEYQSDVKRTRLRREMGALDVTMLGIGVIVGTGIFVLTGVAAAKYAGPALMVSFLMAGITCGFVSLVYSELASMVSVAGSAYAYAYTSVGELWAWLVGWNLVLEYSVGASAVAGGWSAYVTGLLKSMGFAIPEALTKVPAEGGLVNLPAVLITLFLTALLIRGIHASVTVNKVLVGVKLLAIFIFLFLAGPSVDTMNWEPFMPFGWAGVSAGAAVIFFAYLGVDSIATAAEETKNPARDMPMGIIGSLLICTLLYVGVTAVMTGNMSYTQLDNAEPVAFVLRELGYRFGSALVGTGAIAGLTTVLLVMIYAQTREFFAMSRDGLIPKFICQVHPRFKTPHRITIVVGVAVAIVSGFTPINVVAEMCSVGTLFAFLVSSVAVMVLRRKYPVTKRPFRCPAVYLVGTLSIVSCGYIMYNLSSMTWERFWIWSALGVALYFLYGRNHSREAAEQDKQA from the coding sequence GTGGGTATCTTTCGCACCAAGAGCATTGAGGAATACCAGTCTGATGTGAAACGCACCCGCCTCAGGCGGGAAATGGGAGCCCTGGACGTTACTATGCTGGGCATAGGCGTCATTGTGGGGACGGGAATTTTTGTGCTGACAGGGGTGGCGGCGGCCAAGTACGCCGGGCCTGCCCTCATGGTATCCTTTCTGATGGCTGGCATTACCTGTGGTTTTGTAAGTTTGGTTTACTCAGAGCTTGCCTCCATGGTTTCTGTGGCTGGCAGTGCTTACGCTTATGCCTATACCTCCGTGGGGGAGCTCTGGGCCTGGCTGGTGGGCTGGAATCTTGTGCTGGAGTATTCCGTAGGCGCCAGCGCTGTGGCGGGGGGCTGGTCGGCCTATGTGACGGGACTTCTGAAGTCCATGGGCTTTGCCATACCCGAGGCTCTGACCAAGGTTCCTGCGGAAGGGGGCCTGGTGAATCTGCCGGCGGTGCTGATTACTCTTTTCCTGACAGCGCTGCTGATACGGGGCATACATGCCAGCGTCACGGTGAATAAGGTGCTGGTGGGCGTGAAGCTGCTGGCTATTTTCATCTTCTTGTTCCTGGCCGGGCCATCTGTGGATACTATGAATTGGGAGCCCTTTATGCCCTTTGGGTGGGCTGGCGTGTCTGCAGGAGCGGCCGTGATTTTCTTTGCTTACCTGGGCGTTGATTCCATTGCCACAGCGGCAGAGGAAACGAAGAATCCTGCCCGGGATATGCCCATGGGCATTATCGGTTCCCTGCTTATCTGCACCTTGCTTTACGTGGGGGTCACGGCGGTGATGACGGGCAATATGAGCTATACCCAGCTGGATAATGCCGAGCCGGTGGCTTTTGTGCTGCGTGAGCTGGGCTACCGCTTCGGTTCTGCTTTGGTGGGCACGGGAGCTATTGCTGGCCTGACCACGGTGCTGCTGGTGATGATTTATGCCCAGACCCGTGAGTTCTTTGCCATGAGCCGTGACGGGCTGATTCCGAAATTCATCTGCCAGGTTCACCCCCGCTTCAAGACCCCGCACCGCATCACCATCGTGGTGGGGGTGGCGGTGGCTATCGTCAGCGGCTTCACCCCCATCAATGTGGTGGCTGAGATGTGCAGCGTGGGCACGCTCTTTGCCTTCCTGGTTTCTTCCGTGGCGGTGATGGTGCTGCGCAGGAAGTATCCTGTCACCAAGCGTCCTTTCCGCTGCCCTGCGGTTTATCTGGTGGGCACCCTTTCCATCGTGAGCTGCGGCTACATCATGTACAACCTGTCTTCTATGACCTGGGAGAGGTTCTGGATCTGGAGCGCTCTGGGGGTGGCTCTGTATTTCCTTTATGGCCGCAATCATAGCCGTGAAGCAGCAGAGCAGGATAAGCAGGCATGA